The proteins below are encoded in one region of Winogradskyella helgolandensis:
- a CDS encoding aminotransferase class I/II-fold pyridoxal phosphate-dependent enzyme, which produces MKDLFAKIYKDKGPLGKWAAQAEGYFVFPKLEGEISNRMKFQGKDVITWSINDYLGLANHPEVRKVDGEAGVRYGSAYPMGARMMSGHTDLHEQLQSELATFVNKEAAYLLNFGYQGMVSTIDALVAKDDIIVYDVDAHACIIDGVRLHMGKRFTYKHNDIESLEKNLERATKMAEQTGGGILVISEGVFGMRGEQGRLKEIVALKKKFNFRFFVDDAHGFGTLGATGAGAGEEQGVQDDIDVYFATFAKSMASTGAFIAADKEIIDYLKYNLRSQMFAKSLQMQLVVGALKRLDMLRTMPELKKNLWTIVDALQSGLKERGFDIGTTQSCVTPVYLKGSIPEAMALVRDLRENYGIFCSIVVYPVIPKGLILLRMIPTATHTLEDVKETLDAFDAIRERLVNGTYKRMSAALMAAMGE; this is translated from the coding sequence ATGAAGGATTTATTTGCGAAGATTTATAAAGATAAGGGACCACTAGGGAAATGGGCAGCTCAGGCTGAAGGTTATTTTGTGTTTCCAAAGCTTGAAGGTGAAATCTCTAATAGAATGAAGTTTCAAGGAAAAGATGTTATAACTTGGAGTATCAATGATTACTTGGGTTTAGCAAATCATCCTGAAGTTAGAAAAGTAGATGGTGAAGCAGGTGTTAGATATGGTTCTGCATATCCAATGGGCGCAAGGATGATGTCTGGTCACACAGATTTACACGAGCAATTACAAAGTGAACTTGCTACTTTTGTTAATAAAGAAGCGGCATACTTATTAAACTTTGGATACCAAGGAATGGTTTCTACCATTGATGCTTTGGTTGCTAAAGATGATATTATTGTTTATGATGTAGATGCACACGCATGTATAATTGATGGTGTACGTTTACACATGGGAAAACGTTTTACCTATAAGCACAACGATATTGAAAGCTTAGAGAAAAACCTTGAGCGTGCTACAAAAATGGCAGAGCAGACAGGAGGTGGAATTTTAGTAATTTCAGAAGGTGTTTTTGGAATGCGTGGAGAACAAGGCCGTTTAAAAGAGATTGTTGCACTTAAGAAAAAATTCAACTTTAGATTTTTTGTAGATGATGCTCATGGATTTGGTACACTTGGTGCTACTGGAGCTGGTGCAGGTGAGGAGCAAGGTGTTCAAGATGATATCGATGTATATTTTGCAACGTTCGCAAAGTCAATGGCTAGTACAGGTGCATTTATTGCGGCAGATAAAGAAATTATAGATTATTTAAAATATAACTTACGTTCTCAAATGTTTGCTAAGTCCTTACAGATGCAACTCGTAGTAGGTGCATTAAAACGTTTGGATATGTTACGTACAATGCCAGAACTTAAAAAGAATCTCTGGACTATCGTTGATGCGTTACAATCAGGTTTAAAAGAACGTGGTTTTGATATTGGAACGACTCAAAGTTGTGTAACTCCTGTATATTTAAAAGGAAGTATTCCTGAAGCTATGGCTTTGGTAAGAGACTTACGTGAAAATTACGGAATATTCTGTTCTATAGTAGTTTATCCCGTGATACCTAAAGGATTAATTTTATTAAGAATGATTCCTACAGCAACACATACTTTAGAGGATGTAAAAGAAACTTTAGATGCTTTTGATGCCATCAGAGAACGATTGGTAAACGGAACTTATAAAAGAATGTCTGCAGCATTAATGGCAGCGATGGGTGAATAA
- a CDS encoding GNAT family N-acetyltransferase, with amino-acid sequence MITIKEATSKKDLKAFVRFPFKLYQDSKNWVPPIIKQELETFNKEKNPIFKDAEARFFLAYKAGEIVGRIAAIINWLEVDKQGIKKMRFGWFDFIDDLEVSKALLKSVEDIGREQQLSYAEGPVGFSNLDKVGVMTEGFDHLGTMITWYNHPYYINHYTTHGYSIEKAYSENKFPFENVKPEFFKKAQELIKRRYKLRALNLTKTEEVMPYADRMFDLFNESYSSLSSFVEITDIQKEYFKKKFISFVNPEYIKFVVDEHDKLVGFAVVMPRFASALKKANGKLFPFGFSHILKAKKNSKDVIFYLIGIHPEYQNKGVHAVIFNEYYETFKQKGIETCYRTPELEDNVAIKQIWKHFDPEIYVRRKTLRKDL; translated from the coding sequence ATGATAACAATAAAAGAAGCCACATCAAAAAAGGACTTAAAAGCATTTGTTCGTTTCCCGTTTAAATTATACCAAGACTCTAAAAATTGGGTTCCACCTATTATTAAACAAGAATTAGAAACCTTCAACAAAGAAAAAAATCCAATATTTAAAGATGCCGAAGCACGATTTTTTTTAGCCTATAAAGCAGGAGAAATTGTGGGCAGAATTGCTGCCATTATTAATTGGCTTGAAGTAGACAAACAAGGCATAAAAAAAATGCGCTTTGGTTGGTTTGATTTTATTGATGATTTAGAAGTCAGTAAGGCACTATTAAAATCCGTAGAAGATATTGGAAGAGAACAACAACTAAGTTATGCAGAAGGACCTGTTGGGTTTTCTAATTTAGACAAGGTTGGAGTAATGACAGAAGGCTTTGATCACCTCGGAACCATGATTACTTGGTATAACCATCCCTATTATATTAACCACTATACTACTCATGGCTACAGTATTGAAAAAGCATACTCAGAAAATAAATTCCCTTTTGAAAATGTAAAACCAGAGTTCTTTAAAAAGGCTCAAGAACTTATTAAGCGTCGCTATAAGTTAAGAGCACTTAATCTCACAAAAACAGAAGAAGTAATGCCTTATGCAGATCGTATGTTTGATTTGTTTAATGAAAGTTATTCGTCCTTATCGTCTTTTGTTGAAATAACAGATATTCAAAAAGAATATTTTAAAAAGAAATTTATCAGTTTTGTTAATCCAGAATATATCAAATTTGTAGTGGATGAACACGATAAACTAGTTGGCTTCGCTGTTGTTATGCCTAGATTTGCTAGTGCTTTAAAAAAAGCTAATGGTAAATTATTTCCATTTGGTTTTTCGCATATTCTAAAAGCTAAAAAGAATAGCAAAGACGTTATATTTTACTTAATAGGAATTCATCCGGAGTATCAAAACAAAGGGGTTCATGCTGTAATATTTAATGAATACTATGAAACTTTTAAACAAAAAGGCATAGAAACCTGCTATAGAACACCAGAACTTGAAGATAATGTTGCCATCAAACAAATATGGAAGCATTTTGATCCTGAAATTTATGTACGTAGAAAAACGTTGCGAAAAGACTTGTAG
- a CDS encoding transporter produces MRILKSILTIILAISFNSASAQYTEVINSNRPGVSKSAFSVGTGIVQFEAGAFTVKEEHALANYDVSGFGLDFGLRYGLFFEELELSLDGVYQNDNITYNSALIPVEDKRSNFKNFTLGAKYLVYDPYKNAEEAKPNLYSYHANSKFSWKSLIPAVSVYVGANFDSKNNPYTAPDIEGFSPKVMIATQNNFNGGWVFVMNLIKDRIGTDQSDFQYIFTLTHSFTPQWVVFGETQGIKSDFYADNIFRFGGAYLWSKDFQLDANIAFNTKDTPTVFNIAFGASYRLDFHKDKEIDNGNGNDGNFKKKKKKEKKKKTDDFES; encoded by the coding sequence ATGCGAATACTCAAATCAATACTTACTATAATTCTTGCCATCAGTTTTAATTCTGCTTCTGCCCAATATACCGAAGTAATTAACTCTAATCGTCCTGGTGTATCTAAAAGTGCTTTTTCTGTAGGAACGGGAATTGTGCAATTTGAAGCTGGAGCATTTACCGTAAAAGAAGAACATGCCCTCGCTAATTATGACGTCTCAGGATTTGGTCTCGATTTTGGTTTGCGTTACGGTTTATTTTTTGAAGAGTTAGAATTATCATTAGATGGAGTTTATCAGAATGATAATATTACATACAATAGCGCTTTGATTCCTGTTGAAGACAAGCGTTCTAATTTTAAAAACTTTACGCTTGGTGCTAAATATTTGGTTTATGATCCGTATAAAAATGCTGAAGAAGCGAAACCAAATTTATATAGTTACCATGCCAACAGTAAATTTAGTTGGAAATCTTTAATACCTGCTGTTTCAGTTTATGTAGGTGCAAATTTTGATTCAAAAAACAATCCATACACGGCTCCAGATATTGAAGGATTTAGCCCTAAAGTAATGATCGCAACGCAAAACAATTTTAATGGAGGTTGGGTTTTTGTGATGAATTTAATTAAAGATAGAATTGGAACTGACCAATCTGATTTTCAATATATCTTTACTTTAACACATTCGTTCACACCACAATGGGTTGTGTTTGGAGAAACGCAAGGCATTAAAAGTGATTTTTATGCTGATAATATCTTTAGGTTTGGAGGTGCTTACCTATGGTCCAAAGATTTTCAGTTAGATGCTAATATTGCCTTCAACACAAAAGACACACCAACGGTCTTTAATATTGCTTTCGGAGCTTCATATCGTTTAGATTTCCATAAGGACAAAGAAATTGATAATGGTAATGGCAATGACGGTAATTTTAAGAAAAAGAAGAAAAAAGAAAAGAAAAAGAAAACAGATGATTTCGAGTCTTAA
- a CDS encoding DUF4834 family protein, with the protein MGLLRTILIILLVYFGFKILARLFAPLLLKFVAKKAEQKFGGQFGGFQNPNQQRQEQKQKEGETVIDKMPNDNKSSNQKVGEYIDYEEIDE; encoded by the coding sequence ATGGGATTACTGAGAACTATTTTAATTATTTTACTCGTTTACTTTGGCTTTAAGATTTTAGCACGTCTTTTCGCGCCTTTATTACTAAAGTTTGTTGCTAAAAAAGCAGAACAGAAGTTTGGAGGACAATTTGGTGGATTCCAAAATCCTAACCAGCAAAGACAAGAACAAAAGCAAAAGGAAGGCGAAACGGTAATCGATAAAATGCCTAACGATAATAAATCTTCAAATCAAAAAGTAGGAGAATACATCGATTACGAAGAGATTGATGAATAG
- a CDS encoding YfhO family protein, with protein sequence MTFSIKRLLPHVLILIGFVALSLAYFSPVLQGKKINQSDIMHYIGMAQQQKEFAKTTGEETYWTNSAFGGMPTYQLGAKYPHNYIKELDLTLRFLPRPADYLFLYFIGFYILLLALKVDFKLAALGALAFGFSTYLIIILGVGHNSKAHAIAYMPLVLAGIVLTFRKKYILGFFLTTIALGLEIVTNHFQMTYYLLLLVLVLGVAYLVDAYKKQQLPHFFKSVGLLSIAAILAVGLNATNIMATQEYVKESTRGKSDLTINVDGSPKEVTSGLSREYITEYSYGILESFNLFIPKFMGGGNSEDVGKDSETYKAYINLGASPIDALDGARNAPMYWGDQTIVEAPAYVGAVIIFLFVLGLFLVKGRLKWWLLGGTLLSWILSLGKNWLFVENPQPDSNPITNFFIDFVPLYDKFRAVSSIQVILELCIPVLGIMALVRLFNDFQKDEEKLKALKYSVAITAGLALIFLVFKSFLFDFESFRDDQYIGAYGQPFIDAVIKDRKALMTADTLRALVLVLLSAGTIFMFLKKKLSENLVVVIFAVLILFDLVTVDREYVNNDNFVSALKVDKPYQATSADLEILNDKSHFRVLDMSNEGQRKPARSAYFHNSLFGYHAAKLGRVNELLEFHVYKNNMNVLNMLNTKYIIAEEQGQIFPYTNTDANGNAWFVSKLQVVANANEEIMVLDSLDTKSTAVLEKSVVSENNLKPVYQFDSTATIQLKEFKPNYLKYESNNRNEGVAVFSEIYYSHGWNAYIDGELVPHFHVNYVLRALEVPKGNHTIEFKFEPQVVETGSKVALASSIVLGILLLAGLFFEVKKRKA encoded by the coding sequence ATGACATTTTCTATAAAACGTTTATTACCACATGTCTTAATTTTAATAGGGTTTGTAGCCTTGTCTTTAGCCTATTTTAGTCCTGTTTTACAAGGCAAAAAAATCAACCAAAGTGATATCATGCACTACATTGGTATGGCTCAACAACAAAAAGAGTTTGCCAAAACCACGGGAGAAGAAACCTATTGGACTAATAGTGCATTTGGCGGTATGCCAACCTATCAATTAGGGGCAAAATATCCGCACAATTATATTAAAGAACTCGATTTAACCTTACGGTTTTTACCACGACCAGCAGATTACTTATTCCTATATTTTATAGGATTTTATATTTTATTATTGGCTTTAAAAGTCGATTTTAAGTTGGCGGCATTGGGAGCATTAGCCTTTGGGTTTTCAACCTACTTAATAATTATACTTGGAGTTGGACATAATTCTAAAGCGCATGCCATAGCCTATATGCCTTTGGTTTTGGCAGGTATTGTACTCACTTTTCGGAAGAAATACATACTCGGATTTTTCTTAACAACTATTGCTTTAGGTTTAGAGATCGTAACGAATCATTTTCAGATGACTTATTATCTCCTTTTATTAGTGTTAGTTTTAGGAGTGGCTTATCTCGTCGATGCTTACAAAAAACAACAATTGCCACATTTTTTTAAGTCTGTTGGATTACTTTCTATTGCTGCGATTTTAGCTGTTGGGTTAAACGCTACAAATATTATGGCGACTCAAGAGTATGTTAAAGAAAGTACACGAGGCAAGAGTGATTTAACTATAAATGTAGATGGATCTCCTAAAGAGGTAACTTCAGGATTAAGCAGGGAATATATTACGGAATATAGCTATGGTATTTTAGAATCTTTCAATCTCTTTATTCCAAAATTTATGGGCGGAGGAAATTCTGAAGATGTAGGTAAAGATTCTGAAACTTATAAAGCATATATTAATTTAGGAGCTTCTCCAATTGATGCATTAGATGGCGCAAGAAATGCACCAATGTATTGGGGCGATCAAACCATAGTTGAAGCACCAGCGTATGTGGGTGCAGTGATTATTTTTCTTTTTGTTTTAGGATTGTTTTTAGTAAAAGGGAGATTGAAATGGTGGCTTTTAGGTGGCACATTATTATCGTGGATATTATCATTAGGGAAAAATTGGTTGTTTGTGGAAAACCCTCAACCAGATAGTAATCCTATAACGAATTTCTTTATTGATTTTGTTCCATTATATGATAAGTTTAGAGCCGTAAGCTCTATCCAAGTGATTTTAGAATTATGTATTCCTGTTTTAGGAATTATGGCTTTAGTTCGTTTATTTAATGATTTTCAGAAGGATGAAGAAAAACTAAAAGCCTTAAAATATTCAGTTGCAATCACAGCAGGTTTAGCTTTAATCTTTTTAGTATTTAAATCTTTTCTATTTGATTTTGAAAGTTTCAGAGATGATCAATATATTGGTGCATATGGACAACCTTTTATTGATGCTGTAATTAAAGACCGTAAAGCATTGATGACTGCAGATACGTTGAGAGCTTTGGTTTTAGTATTGCTTTCAGCAGGAACTATTTTTATGTTCTTAAAAAAGAAATTATCTGAAAATTTAGTCGTAGTTATATTTGCTGTGTTAATCCTTTTTGACTTAGTTACGGTAGATAGAGAATATGTTAATAATGATAATTTTGTATCTGCCTTAAAAGTAGATAAACCTTACCAAGCGACTAGTGCTGATTTAGAAATCTTAAATGATAAAAGTCATTTCAGAGTTTTAGATATGTCTAATGAAGGACAGCGTAAACCTGCAAGGTCTGCCTATTTTCATAATTCGTTGTTTGGTTATCATGCCGCTAAACTAGGTCGTGTTAATGAGTTGTTAGAATTTCATGTGTATAAAAACAACATGAATGTCCTTAACATGCTTAACACTAAATATATCATTGCGGAAGAACAAGGCCAAATTTTTCCTTATACTAACACAGATGCTAATGGCAATGCTTGGTTTGTTTCAAAACTTCAAGTTGTTGCTAATGCCAATGAGGAAATTATGGTGTTAGACAGTTTAGATACCAAAAGTACAGCTGTTTTAGAAAAATCAGTGGTAAGTGAAAATAACTTAAAACCAGTTTATCAATTTGATTCAACAGCAACGATTCAGTTAAAAGAATTTAAACCTAACTATTTAAAATACGAATCCAACAATAGAAACGAAGGTGTAGCGGTATTTTCTGAAATATATTATAGTCATGGTTGGAATGCCTACATTGATGGTGAATTGGTTCCACATTTCCATGTGAATTACGTATTGAGAGCTTTAGAAGTTCCAAAAGGAAATCATACAATAGAATTTAAGTTTGAACCGCAGGTTGTAGAAACAGGAAGTAAAGTCGCTTTAGCGAGTTCTATTGTTTTAGGAATATTGCTTTTAGCAGGTTTGTTTTTTGAAGTGAAAAAGCGAAAAGCTTAA
- a CDS encoding glycosyltransferase gives MSKKKVLIITYYWPPAGGPGVQRWLKFVKYLPKFGIEPIVYCPENPNYPIMDESLVNEIPDTVTILKQPINEPYVLASVFSKGKSNKISSGVIPKAKKQSFIEKTMLYVRGNFFIPDARKNWVKPSVSFLSDYIEKHKIETIITTGPPHSLHLIGLQLKATLGVKWVADFRDPWTTIGYHKELKLTEASKIKHLGLEQDVLNSADEIIVTSNHTKNEFLTKTNQPISVITNGYDSHSVRVEGKDELFTLSHIGSLLSERNPVVLWETLSELIKENSAFSEAFKLQLIGVVSDDVIESIHQNGLKDHVNIVGYVNHDEALKFQMKSQVLLLIEIDSEDTKAIIPGKVFEYLISETPILAIGPKDSDVEQIIKSTNTGTYFNYQQKAELKTQLLSYFEAFQNNALKVNAIGLQPYSRRALTEKLAGLLKHV, from the coding sequence ATGAGCAAAAAAAAAGTACTCATAATAACCTATTATTGGCCACCAGCAGGAGGTCCAGGCGTGCAACGTTGGTTAAAATTTGTGAAGTACTTGCCTAAATTTGGAATTGAACCTATAGTCTATTGTCCTGAAAACCCGAACTATCCTATAATGGATGAAAGTTTGGTAAATGAAATTCCTGATACAGTTACTATTTTAAAACAGCCTATTAATGAACCTTATGTTTTAGCGAGTGTGTTTTCAAAAGGGAAATCAAATAAAATAAGTTCAGGAGTCATTCCTAAAGCTAAAAAGCAATCGTTTATTGAAAAAACGATGCTTTATGTGAGAGGGAATTTCTTTATTCCCGATGCGCGTAAAAACTGGGTTAAACCTTCCGTTTCGTTTTTATCAGATTATATTGAAAAACATAAAATTGAAACCATAATTACAACAGGTCCACCGCATAGTTTACATTTAATTGGCCTACAGTTAAAAGCAACATTAGGAGTAAAATGGGTAGCCGATTTTAGAGATCCTTGGACTACTATTGGGTATCACAAAGAGTTAAAATTAACAGAGGCTTCAAAAATTAAACATCTAGGTTTAGAACAAGACGTGTTAAATTCAGCGGATGAAATTATAGTAACTAGTAATCATACCAAAAATGAATTCCTAACTAAAACGAATCAACCAATTTCTGTTATTACGAATGGTTATGATTCACATTCGGTTAGGGTAGAAGGGAAGGATGAGCTCTTTACGTTATCACATATTGGGTCGTTATTATCGGAACGAAATCCTGTGGTGTTATGGGAAACACTTTCAGAATTAATTAAAGAAAATAGTGCTTTTTCTGAAGCTTTCAAATTGCAATTAATTGGTGTAGTTAGTGATGATGTCATTGAATCCATTCATCAAAATGGATTAAAAGATCATGTCAATATTGTTGGTTATGTGAATCATGATGAAGCGTTAAAGTTTCAAATGAAATCACAAGTATTATTGTTAATTGAAATCGATTCAGAAGATACCAAAGCGATAATTCCAGGAAAAGTTTTTGAGTATCTCATTTCTGAAACACCAATTTTAGCAATAGGCCCAAAAGATTCAGATGTAGAACAAATCATCAAATCTACCAATACAGGAACGTATTTTAACTACCAGCAAAAAGCGGAATTAAAAACGCAACTCTTAAGCTATTTTGAAGCGTTTCAAAACAATGCATTAAAAGTAAATGCTATCGGTCTACAACCTTATAGCAGAAGAGCTTTGACTGAAAAATTAGCAGGATTGTTAAAACACGTCTAA
- a CDS encoding oligosaccharide flippase family protein, producing the protein MGIVLNQSFKNTITTYLGFGIGAINTLFLYTNFLSDQYYGLVAFLLSAANIMMPFMAFGVHNAIVKFYSSFKSKNSINSFLTLMLFLPLLFIIPTGFIGYFAYDAIVNWLSNENQIVENYVWHIFILAIAMAYFEIFFAWTKVQMQTVFGNVMKEVFHRIGIMILLFAVYLEWLTVDNFIVAMVGVYVLRMLIMKLYAYSVRFPKLNFQKLENQFSILKYSALMIIAGSVAMLILDIDKFMIGLILPDIEQVAYYSVAIFIATVIAVPQRAMHQIMLPLTAKYLNENDKVALEDLYKRSSTTLLVVSGFIFLLIILNINQLYEILPEEFTGGLFVVLIVSLAKLYDNSLGNNNAILFNSDYYRMVLFFGVLLAIMAIVLNAVFIPIYGIDGSAFATFLAVFIYNTIKIIFVKQKFNMLPFTTGSAKVVLTLIVLSLAFYFWEFPFHPVANIMLKSGLIGVVYLILIYKLNVSEDISEQIKKYLKL; encoded by the coding sequence ATGGGAATTGTATTAAACCAGTCTTTCAAAAACACCATTACAACGTATTTGGGCTTTGGTATTGGTGCCATTAATACGCTTTTTCTTTACACCAACTTTTTATCAGATCAATATTATGGACTAGTTGCTTTTTTGCTTTCAGCGGCTAATATTATGATGCCTTTTATGGCCTTTGGAGTTCATAATGCTATTGTCAAATTCTATTCATCTTTTAAATCAAAAAACAGCATTAATAGTTTTCTAACTTTAATGCTATTTCTACCGTTATTGTTTATTATACCAACTGGTTTTATAGGTTATTTTGCGTATGATGCTATTGTTAATTGGCTTTCAAACGAAAACCAAATTGTAGAAAATTATGTCTGGCATATTTTTATTCTAGCTATTGCTATGGCTTATTTTGAAATCTTTTTTGCTTGGACAAAAGTGCAAATGCAAACTGTTTTCGGAAATGTAATGAAAGAGGTTTTTCACCGCATAGGTATTATGATATTACTTTTTGCGGTGTATTTAGAGTGGTTAACAGTAGACAATTTCATAGTTGCAATGGTTGGAGTTTATGTTTTACGAATGCTAATTATGAAACTTTATGCGTATTCAGTAAGATTTCCAAAGTTGAACTTTCAAAAATTAGAAAATCAATTTTCAATATTAAAGTATTCGGCTTTAATGATTATTGCCGGTTCGGTAGCCATGCTTATTCTCGATATCGATAAGTTTATGATTGGGTTAATATTACCAGATATTGAGCAGGTGGCTTACTACAGTGTTGCCATTTTTATAGCTACAGTTATTGCTGTTCCGCAACGCGCTATGCATCAAATTATGTTGCCATTAACGGCTAAATATCTTAACGAAAACGACAAGGTAGCTTTAGAAGATTTATACAAACGCAGTTCTACGACGCTTTTAGTAGTGAGTGGTTTTATTTTTCTATTAATTATTTTAAATATCAATCAGCTTTATGAAATCCTTCCAGAGGAATTTACAGGAGGCCTATTTGTTGTGCTAATTGTAAGTCTGGCAAAACTGTATGATAATAGTTTAGGGAACAACAATGCAATTTTATTTAATAGTGATTATTACAGAATGGTGTTATTTTTTGGTGTCTTATTAGCGATTATGGCCATTGTGCTGAATGCCGTTTTTATTCCTATTTATGGTATTGACGGTTCTGCTTTTGCTACGTTTTTGGCCGTGTTTATTTATAATACCATCAAAATAATATTCGTAAAACAGAAATTTAATATGCTACCATTTACAACAGGTTCTGCTAAGGTTGTCCTCACACTGATTGTATTATCGTTGGCATTTTATTTTTGGGAATTTCCATTTCATCCTGTTGCTAATATCATGTTGAAATCTGGATTAATTGGTGTCGTATATCTTATTCTTATTTATAAACTGAATGTGTCTGAAGATATTTCAGAACAAATAAAAAAGTACCTAAAACTTTAG
- a CDS encoding DUF3667 domain-containing protein, which yields MKPNQIHCQNCEQPFDDNFQFCPHCGQKANDELTIGVLFYNTISNYFSFDARFFKSFVPLMFKPGYLPKEFIKGKRLMYLHPAQMYLFISVVFFFIFSFTVREQVSDLNNNFLEIFDKDGTVILDSVQTRKRDSLKHINDSIARKEVGLALKKNKFITGMSDKEIDSITNQENLYTRKGDFFGIDESQIDSLIGINASDKDIYVAMGLEEDDGWLTRKIYTQVLKFYKAKDAGNILSRFYDTIPIALFFVLPIFALILKLFYFIRGRYAHHLVFSFYYFSFIFTVLSIIFGINLIYEIPDWIDFLITLSCFIYFFIAIKRFYRQGWFLSFIKTSLVTMLFFPVVLISTITIMTFAFLFY from the coding sequence ATGAAACCGAATCAAATACATTGCCAGAATTGTGAACAACCTTTTGATGACAATTTTCAGTTTTGTCCGCATTGTGGTCAAAAAGCAAATGATGAACTTACCATAGGTGTATTATTTTATAATACCATTAGTAATTACTTTTCATTTGATGCACGTTTCTTTAAAAGCTTTGTGCCTTTAATGTTTAAACCTGGGTATTTGCCAAAAGAATTTATAAAAGGAAAGCGCTTAATGTATTTGCATCCTGCACAGATGTATTTGTTTATTTCTGTAGTATTCTTTTTTATTTTTTCGTTTACAGTTAGAGAACAAGTTTCTGATCTCAACAATAATTTTCTAGAGATTTTTGATAAAGATGGAACTGTTATTTTAGATTCTGTGCAAACAAGAAAAAGAGATTCGTTAAAGCATATAAATGATTCCATAGCTAGAAAGGAAGTTGGTCTTGCACTTAAGAAGAATAAATTTATTACTGGTATGAGTGATAAAGAAATAGATTCTATCACAAATCAAGAAAACCTTTACACGCGGAAAGGTGATTTCTTTGGTATTGATGAGTCACAAATCGATTCTTTAATAGGTATAAATGCTTCTGATAAAGATATCTATGTAGCCATGGGATTAGAAGAAGATGATGGTTGGTTAACGCGAAAAATATATACGCAGGTTCTTAAATTCTATAAAGCCAAAGATGCAGGTAATATTTTAAGTAGATTTTACGATACTATACCGATTGCCTTATTTTTTGTACTACCAATTTTTGCATTAATACTTAAACTGTTCTATTTTATTAGAGGGAGGTATGCACATCATTTGGTCTTTAGTTTTTATTATTTCTCGTTTATTTTTACCGTTTTGAGTATCATTTTTGGCATCAACTTAATTTATGAAATACCAGATTGGATAGATTTCTTAATTACCTTATCTTGTTTTATATACTTTTTTATCGCAATAAAACGCTTTTACCGTCAAGGTTGGTTTTTGAGTTTTATTAAAACCTCTTTAGTTACAATGCTCTTTTTTCCGGTGGTTTTAATTTCTACAATAACAATAATGACATTTGCCTTTCTGTTTTATTAG